A region of the Osmia lignaria lignaria isolate PbOS001 chromosome 5, iyOsmLign1, whole genome shotgun sequence genome:
TGCAGCCAACAAATCAAAACTTCCAAAGTCCGCAACAGCTTTTGCATCAAAATCAAAACCATCATCAGAGTCCCAGGTTCGCACAGCAGCACGCGCAGAACATGCATCAACGTCAACTGATCCAGCAGATGCATCAGCAGCAGCTTGCTGGCCAACAAAACACTCCATCCGGCGTGAGAAACGTGCAACAGAGCTACTTCTCGAATAACGTATCCTATCAACAGTATCAGCAGGCTCGACAGGCAATGTCAAGGTCTCAAATCGACCTGCCTAGTACTTCGAGGCAGACACAGGAGCTGAGATTGTCTGGGCAAGAAGTGTACTATCATTACGCCCAAGGTCGACCAAGGTACGGAGTGCCTCAGGTGTACATGAAGACCGAAAACAATCAGGAAGTCGAATTTCAGCGACGAAACTCGACGAAGGGCATCGAAAAGGCCGCATCGCAACCTCAACTCTGTTACGAAGACGAAAGGGTGAACGAACAATCTAGAAATCCAGTTGACGCTATTAAGGCTCTCACGGTGGATCCGTTAGATAAAGAAAGGTACGAAATCACGGTGGAAGACCGTGGGCTTGGCGAGTTTGGTCGAAGCGATTCTCAGAGAAAGGACGAATACAGGCCAGAGACCAGTTTCGGTATTCGTAGAGATGACACAGTTAGATGTTCGAAGAGAGAACAGGAACAAGTGGGAATATCTGGCCAAGACAATCAAGAATCAGAAGCAACATCCGTTCAGAAGAGGATCGAGGAGTTACAGAAGCGTGCTGAAGAGAATCATTACTCTTCGAAATCGTCCAAAGAAGGTATGGAAACGGACGGAGCCAGAAATTCATCCAATTCGAAGATTGGAAATGCCGATAGCTCGAAAAGGGCCGAGAATCAATATTCAAAGGAGTCAACAGTGAAATCAGAAACGAGGAAAGACGATCTGGAACATAGCATTGGCCGATTGAAGATTCAGAATCAAGGATCTGGATCGGATTATGACAAAGCTGGACAAAGCTCCTCCAATGTTGATTCGGGAAGAGGATCTGCTGTTTATTCCAGCGGAAGGAGACCACCACCGGAAGACCAAACTCATCCTCCAGGTTTGTTGTTTAAACTTCAGTTATGCCTGTTTGCTGTGATGCATGTTTCAAATGTTTTGCAAATACCCATCTCCCTTTGAGTTGTGCAAAAATGTGTTAATGTTGCTAGACGAGGAGTTGCTGTGAGTCACTTAACATAACCCTTCCGGTCATGGCGTCCTCATATGAGGACATACTATAcaaggtgttaaaaaatactctTAAGACCCCTACACCGCTgaatagatcacgaaaaatcaaaatgaaaagttctgtaacatttttcgatgggatcagtagtttagccacatttcgttgttgaaaattgaccaatcagcgcgcagcttgagtggcaagacccGCGAGTAGAAGACGCATGCGCGTTGAAGGCGACACATCCATATATCtccacagactccttcgaggcctcctccgaatcgatgtaagcgccattgaaAAGAATCGGCCAATCATGAAAACACTTAATTGAGAAATTTGACATTtcacggtgtgacatctaacgtcattatgtagAATAATAAACAAAAGTGAGGATTATTTTGCTTATTTATCAAAGTATGAAAAAGGTTGCTTTAGACAAGTTATATGGTATCAAAAGCGCCTTAGCAGTACAGTAATAAGTTCTTTTTTTGCATTGAAACTTTGCAGAGATTTAAAGATCAAACTGATCTCTTGCTATACGCGGTACTCTTTACAAGACGTAAGTACCTTACCATCTACCTGACAAAAAGAGCTTCCTTCAACGCCATACCTTTTATACGTAGTTTTAATTTTACGTAGTTTCATTTTACAGTACGATgagacaaaataaaatgaaacaaatggGTTTCTTAACACTATACATCAGCGGTTCTCAACTAGTGATACGCGAAAAGCAACTGTAACATACAGTACAACAATTTTAATATGGTTTGGTAATCGTATATGTTAGTGTTCTCTGTACAATTATTCTTGTGTATGTTCGTGATTAAATCAAGTTTCCCTAATGAAAATGGCAATGTAGGGAAAACAGCTTCATATATAGTATGTTCGACAAGAAGTGGGGCGAATTTTAAGAGATGGTTCTAAGGGTCGAAGTAAGACAAATATGAATAATTACGAAATAGCGTTCctagttttgttttttaattattaacgttAAAAGATTCGAGTGAAAAGCACTTAAATCGGGCAATCTGCACAGCACCGACAACTGAATAAGAGGTATTATAAGTGATTAATTGGGGCACATACAGTCATAGGCGACAGTCATTGAATACTAGAACCTTACCACGTGATATTGTGTTCCTTTTTATTACAGTATGAAAAATAAAGTGCTGACAAATCGTTGCTTAATATTAaaccatttttattaaactcgGAGGAAATGTTATAACCCACACTGTACTCACTAAAATTAATATTGGGTTGTCTATTGTTCACGCGTTACATTAACTATTGCAGTACTTACGAACAGAATAGCACGTTCTAAGCTTCTAGTATTCAATTACTGTTGGCAATAACTTCACACATCCCTACTGGCACGACGTTCAATCGTCGGTACTGTGCAGGTTGCCGGTTTTAGACGCTTTTCATTCGAATTTTTTAACGTTTATAACTAGAAAACAAAGCCGCGGCGCTGTTTCGTCATTTTTagttttcgtcttattttgacctTCAAAATTATCTCTTAAAAGTCCTACCTATTCCTGGACAccttgtatacatacatatacatctGTAGCCTCCTACCAATTACGTATAAGCGTTTTCGtgggagaatttgaattaatagtaattttgttattgatatttcttaattatatactaaattttataatattcaataattcaaaattacattaatttttttctaaattatttttaatattaatatcctgaaaattaaggttttgagaATCGCTGCTTCCCctgtatcgccattttccctagggaaacctaCTTTGCTTGATAGTCTCGAGAACATAAGTACATACTTCTCTTAATGGTACTGGAATTCCTGAATTTTGGTTTCTGTGGTACACATGTATGAAAAGGTTGAGAATCGCTGCTACAGATTATACCTTGTGTATCAATGGCTCCTAATAAGAAACCACTATCTCACGGGAAACGATTATAAACCACGTATTTCGTGAGAGTCGGTGATAAACTCAACAAAACATACGTTGTTGAGACAGGTCAAAAAAGCCGTATCTGTGACGTATCGACCATCAACCTTGTATTTTTGTAGCACCACTGGAAGAATCTTGTAAGTCGATTCCCGCAATTTTATAGAAGCCGTGATAGTAAATGTGTTTGCAGGCCTTGAATTACTCCCgtttttatattatagaaaagtcattacaaatttttattagcaCCATGCCTGCAGGGGTAAACGAATCTTCCTTTAGTACCACTGTCAATCAAAAACCGAGATTTTGCGTAGATGCACAgatgaaaaaaaataacaagttacgatgttaaaaatattgacaattcaaaagatatttcaaattctgtataaaatatttcatttttattgttcttttttaaaaaataatattcattctTTCGGGCATGAACTCTGTAGCtgtaaatgaataatatttaaagctGTATTTTCGTCAATTTTTACGTTGCCAATTTCTGTCAAGCTTTTGCATGTGCCAATAATTTTCTGACGCACTGTATGTGTATAAGTAACAGAATTGAGATGAATGTCGCTGTTGCAATTTCAAAGTTCATTTCGCTGACATAGTTCGTATGTACAGTAAATCCTACATGCTAACaagattaattgtacattgtcTTCTACAAAGTATAAATTCCCTGCATACTAGAttacattggcgtaactaggaatTTTGGATGGGGTGAGCCTGCTCCTTTAGCTTTATTAACAGTGTCAAGCGTTTAACTTTTGCATTTCGTTTAACTTACGCTTTTACGAGAGCCTTAAAATCCTAGAATCTCAAGGTTTTGAAACCGTAGAATTTTATAATctgaaaatttgataatttttgatgtTAAAATCTCGGAaacttagaattttggaattttagaataatgAGGGAACTAGTCCATAAGGGTGAGAGTGGGTAGCTTCTGTCTAGCTATTCCATTGGtacttttaaattcattttcttaaattattttctatcacTATAGATTGGTAGACATGAATATTTGTACTTATCATCACAACGCTGAAAACAattaattactttattattttctaaatgatTATTTTACCAACTATTTCACTATCATCCATAAACAATAAGGCCGACGATCAGTAGTTCAATTAATTACGTTGTACCTAtctgtatttttaattattttcccttCAATGTTGGAAGGACCAGATATGCAGTACTTTTCCCGTTTCTTAAGACATGTAAACTCATGTTGTGAAAAAATGTTTTGTTCCCAAATTCGATCAGTACCAAATTTCATCTATTCTTAACATCCTTTTCTTAAATTCACAGTATTgtttaatgatttttaaaggCTATGGATCTTTTGGTTATGAAAGGTGACTAATCATTTTAATTactcataaataattaaaattgggcGTTCATGTTTTCGAAGACAATCCTTACTTTTGTTGTACCAGATcgatgtgtattttttttttcagtacaGCCACTCACTGTTTGTTAAATGTCACTCTTCTTTCTCGTTTGTACAGTACAAGACTCTGAGTGGGTGGACATCGTTGAATCAGAGTTGAGGAGTATTCTGGAGCCAAGAGATGTCCCTGCGATGGCACATTCCACTTTATCTGAAAGTGTATCATCGGTAACACCACCCCTGCCGCCGCTTTCGCCCCATGAAAGTCCCAGAACACCGAGAAATCGATACTCGGCGAGGTAACGTTACTTCAAACAGATCTCTTCGTCTCGTAACCGATGTCACTTCCGGTCACTGCCCCGGGCTACTTCCGATTATTTCTACCCTTCGCGTAGATTGAAACACCGATATCGGTGTGCTGAAGCGACCAACCGATGAAACTACAACAGGGGCGAATCCAGAGGGGGGCGATGGGGCCGATCGTCTCTTCAACAGTTATAAAAtcctaaaaaaaatttatttatatcgtgAAATAACATTGCTTTTGttggtaattttttaatttttaatttttattacattttaatacGTTTTATATTTGATCTTTCATTAATGAATAACTTATTTAATGACAGGTATTTACTGTAAGTGTGTCAAAGGAGATTCAAAAATATACTTTTACATATTTCATACCCCCGCCCCCAAATAAGGCTTTTGGATTCGTCTCTATCGAATTATGTATTGTAGATAACCCAAAATACTTTTTCTATTAACAACTATTACATAGGGTTAATCACAATAAATAGAACGAAATATCTAAATTACATAAATACCTTCATTGATAGTAAAAACataaaacaaatttattaataaaatatatatgaaatCTAAAAGGCTATAACATAGcagtaatatttcttttaagcgaaggttcttaaaagatttaaaGATCAACTGTACTTATTTAAACCaaactgtatatttttttacaaacaaaattgatttttttattgATCTGCATAAAAAGGTGTTAAGatatgatttgaaaaaaaatcaatgaTATAAGACTTGTTtcatataagaaatataaaagcaCATCACCCATggttgattttttgaaaaaattaagctCTCTAACAGAGTATTAGGGTAcacttataaaaatatttatattaaattaatgaaacttGTGTTTCTATTAACTAAAATAAATTCCTTATCATACTatataacaattacttcttcaacATCATTATAAAtatggaaaagaggaaaaatatgAACCAATTAATTAACAGTCAAAATATTTATCAGAACTTTTGGCAAATAAATGCATCTAGCAAGATTAACAAATGTTTATTGTATTTCCATTCGATTTGTAATTTCGTACATAACATACTGGCTCATATGCTTTCCGTCTCTCGTATCGAACAATAATTACTTAAATGTCGTGGTAACTAAATATTAATACGGCTTAGTGTAGCTAATGATTCATTAGACGCTAACTAAAAGCGAGCTGTTCGTTCGACTATACTATATTACATACTTTCACGATACTTAACCGTCTTCCACTGCTTTCTCGGTAACCTTAACAGTTGCATGTTTGTGGGTCTTTTAGCTTACCATACGGATCGAAACCTAATTACAGCGATTACAGCAAGGTCATGGAAAAAAGAGGATTCTCGGGCAATTCGAAGCATCGTGGGGCCTCGACTTCGAAGAAAGAGACGGCAAAGAAATTCTCCCATCGTAAGTAATACCTTATCCCACGATACTTGCAATTAGTTAACCACTTCATGGCCAACGATACGTGTGTGTCCCATTTGAATAATTGAACTCCGGATTACAGATCAATTCTGGAATATTAACCATTTTTATGAGCTGATTTGgtgattttgtaatttaaataaaaattttattagaaataatattggaaggatgaaattcaatattacacctgtattttttttaaatttattcatcAACTTCAATTACTGTTGGTGTTTATTTATTACTtcgttataataaatttttatatttaggaaattttcatgaatatattttattcatttcaagaTTAATTGTATTTACAGTTAGATTAATTGCTAATTATGAActcgattttataaaaattattgccTTATCAACACTTAGCCAATTAAgattaataagaattttaagattaggatttaaaaaattatctgtTCTTCATTTTGTTATTCATCCTTAGTTTTCGGCGTCGAAGCGGGAGATCTAACATCGACTACAACTGGACTCGATTTAGACTCCATGTTGGATAGGAGCGATTCTGATCTGAGCACAAATGATGCCAGAACCATTAGGAAGCAGTTGGAAGGCTTAGAGAATATGTACAGCGAGGTAAGATAtaccattagatataatcttgTGTGATTTAATTTCATTACTTCTCATTGTTTGTGTACACATATCATATgtgtatcatttttataataatttttttattatttttataatttaacattaatattaattaatgaataaaccCGTTCATATCTAGGAAATATCTGATCAATTATGTGATTCACTGTAAGTGAGAGAAGTAACGTCGACTCACGAGAAACCATAATAAAAAGGTGCCTTATTGATGATTGCAGGTACTAAAATTGCTAGGTGGGAGTGTGAAGAAAAAACGAAAGGCTAGAGGTCTTACTAGTTACGGTTCGGTCTCCTCATTGCCAACATCATCCGTTTCGTCTAGACCTGTCACCAGGCATCATGATAAACGTAGATCCCATGTTATTGACGATAGGATGAAGAAAGCCAAAGACATCAAGGTCAGTTATACCTATACGAAACCTCTGTTTTATTAAACATACACTGTATAGAATTATTCATGCAAGGGAACCCATAGGAAAGGGATGGAAACTATTAATAAaactatatataaatattaataacagaATATAATACAGATGTATGCGACATGTGTGTAGTAGACGTATGCTAGAATCCGAAAATATCGAACTTGGTCGGATTCTCGAAAGTACAGAAGTTCGAGAACTTGAAAATTTCCAGTCCCCGATAGTCCAATCAGGTTGGCAATAATTTTGACCGTCTCGGGGTGAATTAAATACCGCTCTCTCTGAACACTTCTAATTTACGGCCATGTTTAATAAAGTTTGTTTCAAAATATAGTTAttcaaatttcagaaatatCGAGTCAACTGAAATGATTCCCGGCCCGATTCGAGTGTCGGGTACCTGAAATCGTTGGGTTCTTGCAAAATTAGTACCCATCACGGATGtactatttattttaaaaatataataagattAAGTACAATATATGGTATTTGCAATTGAATTAAATGTAATTCCTTATGAAAGCTTAATACCCATTTTACCAAAAAATAAAGGTACCtttttttcatgaaaaaatgtGAAATTCAAAAAGCTTAAATGTAACAAGGAAATATACTTTATAAAATgtcaattaatatttatagtttCTTTTACATTACTTGACTCTCATGTTTAAGAATACATAAATCACTaactaattttttcttttcaattactGATTGCAAACGTATTCCATGTTTACAGAGTATAAATAAACGCTTTCAACGATTAGAATCTCACGTAGTCACACTTGCGAGATCGGTGGCACACTTAAGTTCAGAGATGAGAACCCAACATCTAATGATACAGGTGAGAGAATCtcgttaatatttatttatttatttcataaacgAATAATAATCAACCTTTGatacaataataatgaaatgCAAAAAATGAACCTAAATTCTGAAGGAAACTAATTGTAAAAACTGACGATTTGAAGCTGTAAtagttttgaaattaaaaaaaaatctagtTAAACATTACAATTATAAGGAAAactacaaattataatttaattatatttaaaattaatgagcAATCAGTGAAAacattgataatttaaaaaaaaaatttgtattaacTGTGAGGTTCAAAATTGGCCAATTTCTACCGTTGTAGATTCAAAAGTAATGCTGTTATTTAATATGTATAAAGTCAACAAAGTCGCAAGAGTGCTCGTCCTTCTTTTCTGTTTTTGGTGTTGCGATCGTTCTTTCACGAAATAGCTTTTTGTTGTGTAAAACGCGTATAAGTTATTTAAACTATTGAATATGTATTTTATGTCCCATGTTTCATtacgtaaatataaatatatttgtttaagTGCAAAACAGTGTCGTGTTTGAGAAACCTTGACATATATTAACATTGTTCTCTTAAGAACTGATATTTTTTCCTCAAGACTAATGGTTCAAATAGGTACCACCAGTTTTTTCATCTCCAACttatttctatattattaaaaattattagaatttcaagaataaaatttaaaaatttaagaattttagtcccctcattttttaattttctaattttaaagttttaaaatttgAGAAAAACCAAGTCAAACCTTTGATTatacttatataaattataaaaatttatcggAGTTGCGAATGAGTactaaaaatttgttttcaaagggttaaaagtacCTCGAATAATCGAAATTCCACTGTACctttatgttatcaaatcatATCAAACttctaatattttgaaattgggCACTTAATATGAAACAGCAAATTTAGAAATGATTAGAAATTAAGTATCTAAAAAGTTTTACATTTTAACTTCTCGTAAAATACATAGATATTAAATTGTCTATCAAAGTACGTACACAATGTAAATGAAAAGTGGGGGGTACAAGAGAATAGTAGAATAGGTAAATAGAAAATCGTGTCGGAATTTCCGAAACTCATTACTACCAGGTATTCGCAGGAAATGGAGAACATAAGGGGCGAGATTGCTGCACTGAGGACACAAACGAGCATGGCAATGGTGAGGTCACAGTCCCAACCACTAATCAAGGACTCCGAATTGCCAGCCCTTTCCAATCCTTCAAGGGTGAAAAAGCTCACCAAGTTCTTCGGCACGGAACCACCCTTGATCCGATTATTCCTCAGGGAACTTGGGTATGAGGTACGTATATATTTCGAGTTTGCGCTATCATACTTTCAACCCAGGGACGCTCAAACAAGTCCCACGTACAGATGCATGAGTGCTGTTGAACTTATTATGGGCATCATTGTCTCAACTACTGCGATTTATCGATCTACGATTAATAGTAGGAAGTTTTGTAATGATGAAGCAGTTTCCCCACTCCTAAATGATTCTTCTCCGAGACGAAGATGtgcagtatcgagcaaagtaggcttttaTATGTAAAAAGATGTTAGAGGCAAAACTTTAATtttgatgataataatattaaaaatgatttagaaacaaaataatacagtttataattattgaatattataaaatttagtatatgatTAAGGaagatgaataataacataaatatcaattcaaattctcccatGTGAACTGTTATACGGAAGTATAATTTTTGCTTATAAAATCACCCTCTGCCCGGTTCAGTGCCGGCGTTAGGAGGGGTGGTCGGGTAATCGTCCATGGCGCTAGATCTGTAGGGAgcgccgcagcccggtgtccctagtatgcaaatataccgatattttctcattgtctcttttctctatctacatctcatatgtaatattacatatatgctaTATGCATACATATATTTCAATGGGCGCCAtgataatcttgcccagggcgccaatattgctaaaaccggcacttGCCCGGTTGTACTATCCGACCCAAGACACCCTGTATTCACCCATCGATGTGTTGTATTGGTTCACAATTTACCagcaaattacattattttatcaGCCATCAAATGTTATATCCACTTCACGGTAAAGTGCGTGCATGCGTTATAATTGCCCCGTAAAATGGAATTTTACTCGCGAATATCCCTAGAGGTAGAATCATACTGGCGAGCGATATA
Encoded here:
- the LOC117609892 gene encoding uncharacterized protein LOC117609892 isoform X1, with protein sequence MVSQHAMATTVRKVKQENRLRRQNQNQDEEELYKPVPPPKPVPNNQKNQNGQQESRVQTVAEQSSRTTSGVERNATLDDNQLRSSGQTIAPEYRMPPLYGEEQSSNQSQQAANLQTHSSKFPIEREVVLSSGDKNSKIPILHEYKQRTAGRIAIAPDAPVKQQAWVQEGSQMQEVRQEGQTRNYQAPESYASTSAASAPRTTKIDEEKSKSLSRTYHTIKDMISSRFGQNRKDTEAEPEASLNNVTEELRKSSRSIDEEEAKKKEGIYGKPRAQEPSINMQQYPKNACGQYGHSYSYLSNQQNVPLPGQLQPTSQLQPNLPGQSAQLHVTHHAPPGGVQTVHQTQVPTFGQSATGGQQVQNVAREYVVQGPSGLPSQQLHQGLHQNSQNQGQNSQMQKAHGLPMQQHAVGNTMQPTNQNFQSPQQLLHQNQNHHQSPRFAQQHAQNMHQRQLIQQMHQQQLAGQQNTPSGVRNVQQSYFSNNVSYQQYQQARQAMSRSQIDLPSTSRQTQELRLSGQEVYYHYAQGRPRYGVPQVYMKTENNQEVEFQRRNSTKGIEKAASQPQLCYEDERVNEQSRNPVDAIKALTVDPLDKERYEITVEDRGLGEFGRSDSQRKDEYRPETSFGIRRDDTVRCSKREQEQVGISGQDNQESEATSVQKRIEELQKRAEENHYSSKSSKEGMETDGARNSSNSKIGNADSSKRAENQYSKESTVKSETRKDDLEHSIGRLKIQNQGSGSDYDKAGQSSSNVDSGRGSAVYSSGRRPPPEDQTHPPVQDSEWVDIVESELRSILEPRDVPAMAHSTLSESVSSVTPPLPPLSPHESPRTPRNRYSASLPYGSKPNYSDYSKVMEKRGFSGNSKHRGASTSKKETAKKFSHLFGVEAGDLTSTTTGLDLDSMLDRSDSDLSTNDARTIRKQLEGLENMYSEVLKLLGGSVKKKRKARGLTSYGSVSSLPTSSVSSRPVTRHHDKRRSHVIDDRMKKAKDIKSINKRFQRLESHVVTLARSVAHLSSEMRTQHLMIQEMENIRGEIAALRTQTSMAMVRSQSQPLIKDSELPALSNPSRVKKLTKFFGTEPPLIRLFLRELGYEKYATAFEKEKVGMVELPYLSEERLQKMGVPLGPRLRILQEARISVCKDPIYVV
- the LOC117609892 gene encoding uncharacterized protein LOC117609892 isoform X2 produces the protein MVSQHAMATTVRKVKQENRLRRQNQNQDEEELYKPVPPPKPVPNNQKNQNGQQESRVQTVAEQSSRTTSGVERNATLDDNQLRSSGQTIAPEYRMPPLYGEEQSSNQSQQAANLQTHSSKFPIEREVVLSSGDKNSKIPILHEYKQRTAGRIAIAPDAPVKQQAWVQEGSQMQEVRQEGQTRNYQAPESYASTSAASAPRTTKIDEEKSKSLSRTYHTIKDMISSRFGQNRKDTEAEPEASLNNVTEELRKSSRSIDEEEAKKKEGIYGKPRAQEPSINMQQYPKNACGQYGHSYSYLSNQQNVPLPGQLQPTSQLQPNLPGQSAQLHVTHHAPPGGVQTVHQTQVPTFGQSATGGQQVQNVAREYVVQGPSGLPSQQLHQGLHQNSQNQGQNSQMQKAHGLPMQQHAVGNTMQPTNQNFQSPQQLLHQNQNHHQSPRFAQQHAQNMHQRQLIQQMHQQQLAGQQNTPSGVRNVQQSYFSNNVSYQQYQQARQAMSRSQIDLPSTSRQTQELRLSGQEVYYHYAQGRPRYGVPQVYMKTENNQEVEFQRRNSTKGIEKAASQPQLCYEDERVNEQSRNPVDAIKALTVDPLDKERYEITVEDRGLGEFGRSDSQRKDEYRPETSFGIRRDDTVRCSKREQEQVGISGQDNQESEATSVQKRIEELQKRAEENHYSSKSSKEGMETDGARNSSNSKIGNADSSKRAENQYSKESTVKSETRKDDLEHSIGRLKIQNQGSGSDYDKAGQSSSNVDSGRGSAVYSSGRRPPPEDQTHPPVQDSEWVDIVESELRSILEPRDVPAMAHSTLSESVSSVTPPLPPLSPHESPRTPRNRYSASLPYGSKPNYSDYSKVMEKRGFSGNSKHRGASTSKKETAKKFSHLFGVEAGDLTSTTTGLDLDSMLDRSDSDLSTNDARTIRKQLEGLENMYSEVLKLLGGSVKKKRKARGLTSYGSVSSLPTSSVSSRPVTRHHDKRRSHVIDDRMKKAKDIKSINKRFQRLESHVVTLARSVAHLSSEMRTQHLMIQVFAGNGEHKGRDCCTEDTNEHGNGEVTVPTTNQGLRIASPFQSFKGEKAHQVLRHGTTLDPIIPQGTWV